AATCAAAGATTAATTATATCTTTGGTGATGAAGCTGATGAACTAATTCTAACTGCTAGATTTAAATCTTTACGAGTAGAAGTTGAGTCGGCATAAGGGTGATATTGCTGAAAAAAAAGCTTGCGATTATTTAAAATCGCAAGGCTTTATTATTATTGAACAAAATTTCTATGCTAAAAAGCTAGGAGAGATAGATATCATTTGCAAAAAAGAAAAGGTATATCACTTTATTGAGGTAAAATCAGCAGATGATTATGAAATTGCTATAAACAATGTTACACCTTCTAAACTTTCAAAGTTAAAAAGAAGTGTTGATTATTATTTACAAAAAAAATCTTTAGATACTGATTTTTGTATTGATGTTATAATTGTAGTAAAAGAGAAAATAGAACTTTTAGAGAATATTACCTTTTAATAAAGCACAATTATTAAAAATCATTCTAAAGAATTTAAAGTTTAGAGTCACTATCTCTTCTTCTTTTTTTCCTTATAGAAGACCTTTTTGATTTTATATATAAAATTCTAATTATTCTTTTTACATTTATAAAAAATCTAGTTGTATAAGAAGCTTCTGTATGTTCAATCTCTTCACCTAAATTTACATTTAAAGCATCACTTTTTTTAACAGATAAGATTTGTGAAGGGAAAACACTTCTATGACCTGTCATTAAAAAAGCAATAATAATTGATAAAGCTGCATAGTGAGCTACATTAATACCAAATAACTCAACAGCCATAATCATAGCAGCAATTGGTGCACTTGTTGTTCCTGCTAATACACTAACAAATCCTAAAGCAGCAAATAAAGGGATATAACTATCAACTAAACTTCCAAAGAAATTACCACTTGTAGCACCCATATAAAAAATTGGAGTAATAACCCCTCCACTTCCACCAAAACCTAATGTTAAAGCAGTAAATAAAGTTTTTAAAATAAAAGCATACCAAGGAACACTTTCATGGTCCATTGAGCTTGCGGAAATAGAATCTTTTATAGTTTCAAAACCTAAACCTAGATATTCATCTCCAAAAATTAAAGCAAGAATTACAATTAATACTCCACCTAAAAAAGCTTTTATAATATAATGTAGATTAATCGATTTTGCAAGATTATGAATATATCTTAAAGTTGTAATAATAAAATCAGAAACTAACCCAAAAAATACACCTGCTAAGATAACTTTTGCTATTAAAACATAATCAAAATCAAAGCTTACATAATAGGCAATATCAAAGTAAGTATAACTTATTCCAAACATTTTAGCCACAAAAAAAGCAGAAAATCCAGCAACTATTGAAGGTAACAAAATATCATACATTAAAGCACCAACAATAAGAATTTCAACCCCAAAAATAGCTCCAGCTAAAGGTGTTCCAAATACAGATGCAAAACCTGCACTAATACCACAAATAACCATTTTTTTTCTATCTCTTTTAGAGAATTTAAACATCGTTGCAATAAATGAAGCAGAAGCAGCACCAATTTGTGCTCCAGGTCCCTCTTTACCAACTGAACCACCAGAAAATATTGTAATAACTGTTGCCATTAGTTTAATAGGCACAACAGCAATATTCATTTTTCCTTGATTTTTATGAACTGCTTCAATAACTTTTTCAGTCCCATGTCCCTCAGCACTTGGCGCAAATTTTTTTACAATTACCACTGTTAAAACTAAAGCAAAAGGTAAAGTATAATAATACTCAAAAGGTAATTCACCCCTTTGATTTTCAAAGTATTCTAGAATTTTTAAAAACCCAGCAACAATCGCTCCAATGATGCCTCCAATAAGGGAAGATAGTAAAATCCATTTTGTGATTGATGCGAACATTACAGTTTGTTCTGTAATGTGAGTTGTTACTTTTTTATTATTATCCATACTGTGTGCTTTTTATAAGAATCTTTAAAAGGATTCTAACATAAAAGTTTTAATTTTCCGTTATAAAAGTGATGCAAAAATAGCTTTTTTCTAAATCTTTTGGACATATGTTCATTATTTACACTCTAAATGTTCCCCTAGTGTTTTATACTCTTCAATACACTTAGGTTCAACTTTTAAAATCTCAGGTAATGATTTTACTCCCATAGATAAAAGATATTGTAAATTTGAATCAAAAGTCGCCTCTTCTATAACCCAAATATTGTCCTTGTGTGTTTCAAACATATATCCACCATTTGGAATGGGAGTCATTGATAAAACAACTGTGTAGTGGTCTTTTACAATAGATTCTTTTGTAGAATACATAAGTCCAACATTGTATTCATTTTTTGAAAAACCACGAATTAAAACAACTAAAACCTTTTTCTCTCCAGATTTTGAAGTATTAAAAATATTTATAAGCTCTTTAATAGTCTCATACCCAGGGATTTTTGAATAAAGTTTTTGGATAAAATCCATCATACCAGTTTCTACAAAAACACCTAATACATATGCTAAAAAACCCAATGAAGCTAAACCTATAAATGTCCATAATATTGGATAATTATTTGGTTCAAAACCAACTAAATGAAAAAGCTGTCCAGTTAATTGATTTACATTTTCATAAAGCCATAAAACAATCATTGTAATTGCAGCAATAGGAGCAAGCCAAAATAAACCTTTTAAAATAACAGTTATTATATGATCTTTACCATGGGCAAAAAACTCTTTTATTTTTTCAAGCATTAAAAAACCTTTTTTTAAATTATATATTTGTATTATAACCTTTTGGTAACTGAATTTAATTAAAATCTATACAATATTAAAAAAGAGAGAAAATGAGAAATCAACCTAGGTATCATTTTATAAAAAATACTACTTATGCTTTAAAAGGTTTAAAAGATATTATAAAAACAGAAAATTCTTTTAAAATAGAATTAATATTTTTTATTATTGCTCTTGTTTTGTTATTTTACATAGATACTACACTTACAAATAAAATTATACTTTTTTCAACAATTTCACTTGTGCTTTTAACAGAAGCTATAAACTCTGCCATTGAAAGGGCGATAGATTTAGTAACCTTAGAACATGCAGTTTTAGCAGGCAAAGCTAAAGATGCAGGAAGTGCAGCAGTTTTTATTTCAATAATAATAGCCTTAGTCTCATGGAGTTTAATCTTATTAGATAGTTTCCATTTAATATAAAACTTATACAAAAAGCTAGATTATTTTTCTATTTTTTTGGATAAAATCTATCCATGGAAACAACACTATTAATAATATTTTTATCCCTTGCTTTAGCAACTGTATTAAATTTAATTTTAAAAAAATTATCAATTTCACATATTATTGGGTATATCTTAACTGGTGCCATAATGGCACCTATATTTGATATAGGGGCTCATAATGATGTACTTTTATTAATTGCAGAATTTGGTATTGTATTTTTAATGTTTACTATTGGATTAGAGATGCCAATTGATAAACTTAAAAAGATGAAAGAGCTTTTATTTCTTAATGGCTCACTTCAAGTTGGTATTAGTGCTATTATAATTTTTCTAATCTCAAAGTTTATATTTGCAATTGATACAAACTCCTCAATTATAATTGCCCTTGCTTTTTCACTTTCATCAACGGCAATTGTTTTAAGTTACTTAAAACAATCAAAGGATATCTATACTCCATATGGAGAAAGTTCAACTGCAATTTTAGTTTTCCAAGATTTGGCAGTAATTCCAATACTTCTTTTAATCTCATTTTTATCAAATGAGACATTAAGTATGAGTGAAATAGTTTTAAAAACAGTTTTATCTGCTGTAATAATTATAGTATTTATGTTTACAATTGGTAAAAAAGCCTCTACATGGTTATTACAATTTTCATCAAATAGTAGACTTGAAGAATTATTTCTTGGTTCGGTAATGTCAATTTTATTTGGAGCATCAATTTTAGCTCATTATTTAGGATTTACCTATTCTTTAGGGGCGTTTATAGCCGGAATGATTATTGCAGAAACAAAATATCACATAAAAGTAGAATCAGATATTGTTTCATATAAAGATTTACTATTGGGAACTTTTTTCTTTTCTGTTGGTACAAAAATTGATGCGAGTTTTTTAATTAGTAATATCCACTATGTATTTTTAATATTTATTGCTGTAATGCTCATAAAAGCCTTGGTAATTTATGCCATTATGAGAAGAAAACTAAATAAAAGTGATTCAATAAAATCTGCTTTAGCTTTGTGTCAAGTTGGTGAATTCTCTTTTGCAGTTTTTGCCTTAGCTAGTACCGATGGATTATTAGAAAATGATACTGCGAAATTTTTGATACTAGTTACAACTTTATCTATGATTTTAACCCCTTTTATTGTTAATAATATCTATAAATTAGCTTCATATTTTGTTGTTGAATTTTATGAATCAGATAAAATCACACCTATTAATAAAAAAGACCATATTGTTATTTGTGGATACTCAATGCTTGGAAGAATTATTGCTATGCAATTAAATGAAAAAGGTAAACCCTTTGTAATAATTTCAGATAATTTAAAGCATGTATTGTTAGCAAGAAAAAATGGTTATATGGCTTATTTTGGACATATTGAGAAATTACCAGTTTTAGAATCACTTAAAGTTGATGAAGCACAATCTATAATAGTAGCTTTATCAAATTTAAAAGAGAAAAGATTAATTTGTGAAGCGATTTTAAACTTTAAAGCAGATTCAAAATTAATTGTAAAAATTGATTCTTTAGATGAAAAAAAAGAATTAAGGGATTTAAACATCAATCAATTTGTTCATTCTCAACTTGAAACTGCAAAATTAATTGTTGATAAAGCTTTAGATATCCAAAATTAAAAGCAAAAAAAAAGAGCAAATCACTTTGCTCTTTTCTCTACTATGAAGGACGTTTAATTAGTAGGTGAAGAAATTATAATAAAGCATAATAGCAAAACAGTAGCATTTAAAATAAATTTAACAATTTTTAATAGCTTTTTCAATAAAATTACAAAATTTAACCAAAAAAAGAGATATCTGACTTGTATTCCAAAGAGCTAAATTCAATAAAAAAATCAAACCGCTATAGAAAAAGAGAAATCTATGATGAAAACTTAATTGACCTTGCATCAAATGATTACCTTGGACTATCCACAAATAAAGAGCTTTTTGAAAATGCTTATAAAAAAATTTTAAAAGAAAAATACTCCTCGCCAAAAGCATCCATGCTTGTAAATGGCTACTCGAAAATACATAAAGATTTTGAAGATGCTTTAAAAAAAGCAAATAATTTTGAAGATGCTTTAGTTGTAGGAAGTGGTTTTTTAGCTAATATCTCTATGATTGAAGCACTTGTAAGAAAAGGTGATGTTTTATTCCTTGATGAAGACTACCACGCAAGTGGGATGTTAGCAAGTAAATTACTAGATGAAAAACAAGTTGTTATTTTTAAACATAACGACCATAAAAATTTGGATGAAAAAATCAATTCAACTATAGTAAAGGGTAGAAAAATAATTGCCATTGAAGGTGTTTATTCAATGGGTGGAGATTTGGCTGCTAAAGAGATTTTTGATATTGCCCAAAAACAAAATGCACTTTTAATTGTAGATGAAGCACACTCCTCAGGAGTTTTAGGTGAAAATCTTCTTGGTATTTTTAGCCACTATAAAATTAAACCACAAAAAAATCATATTAAAATGGGTACTTTAGGTAAAGCCTATGGAAGTTATGGTGCATATATTCTAGCTTCAAATGAGATTATTGAATTTTTACTAAATCGTGCAAAGGCAGTGATTTATACAACTGCCCCATCACTATTTGATATTGCTTTAGGGCATGAAGCTTTAAATTTTATTTTAAAAAATACTGATTTTTTAAAAAATAGAATTAATTCCAATTTACAAGTAATAAATGATATTTTAGGTATAAATTCAGATAGTTTAATTATTCCAATTGAAATTGCGGATAATAAAAAAGTTATTGAGATTCAAACCCAATTGAAAGAAAAAGGTTATCTAGTTGGTGCAATCAGGCAACCAACAGTTAAAAGTGCAATTATTAGACTTATTGCAAAAATTGATATTAGTACAGATGAGCTTGCAAAAGTTTGTAGATTAATTAAGGAGTTAAAATGAAAATATTATTACTTATCAGTTCTTTAGTTTTATGCTCCCTAGCAAATGAAAATTTTACAAATATGAAAAAATGTGAAGTGATTAAATTATCAAAGTTTACAACTTTGGTATCTTGTCACAAAGTTGATTATTTGATTAAATATAAACATCAAGAAGATGAAGAAAAAGATAATATCAAAAAAATTACTGTTATAACAACAAAAGACCAAAAAATAATATTAGGTGAAGAGAGAGATTAAATGCCTTTAGAAAAATTAATTGAAGGAAATGCTTACTTTGTAGAAAAGAAATATCCCCATATGGAAGAAGAACTTTTAAACTTAGTAAAATATGGACAACATCCAGAAGTGATGTTTATTGGTTGTAGTGATAGTAGGGTAACTCCAGACCTAATGTTAAATACAAAACCTGGAGATATGTTTATTTTAAGAAATGTTGGAAATTTTGTTCCACCATTTAAACATGATGAAGATTTTCATGGAAGTGCAGCTGCAATTGAGTTTGCAATTGCAGTTTTAAAAGTAAAACATATTATAGTATGTGGTCATTCACACTGTGGAGCTTGCAAATCTTTATATCAAGAGATACCTGAGAACGGATCGTATGTTCACATAAAAACTTGGTTAAAACTTGGTCAAAAAGCAAAAGAAAGAACCCTAAAAAATAAACAATTCACAACTGAAGAAGAGATGTATAGAGTAACAGAGAGAAACTCTATTAGACATCAACTTGATAATCTAATGACTTATCCAGATGTAGTAAAATTAGTAAATACTGGGAAACTTCAAATCCATGGTTGGTATTATGATATAGCAACAGGTATTATTAATTTTTACGAAAAAGAAACAGATACATTCAAACCATTAAGTGAGTTTAACTATGAGCCAACAAAATAATATAGAAGTTAGAAAACTACCAAAGAAAACTGTAATTATTATAGTAATTATGAGTGTAATTTGTTTTTTAGGTTTTCTTTTTATAATGTTTACGAAAAATTTAAAGATGGAAGAGGTTTTACATGACCTTGGACATAAAAACATTACAAATGTAAAAGTAATTAATAAATTAAGTGTAGAAGATAAAGAAACAAAAGTTAAAAGTACAGTTTACAAAGTTATGTTTCTAGATAAAGATTTAAATAAAGAGTGCATAGGTTTCGTTCATAGAAGTAACCATGGAAAATATAATGAAGATTTTGACTGTAAATAAAAGAAGAGAAATTTATGAGTATTTTAGAAAAATTAAAAAATAAAGAAAGATTATCATACGAGGACGCAATAAAGCTTTATGATTTAGAGCTTTTTGAACTAGCAGAAATTGCAAATGAAATTAGATTAGAAAAACATGGTAAAAAAACATATTTTAATATCAATAGACATATAAATCCAACAAATATTTGCAAAGATGTATGTCAATTTTGTGCCTATAGTGCAAGTAGAAAAAACCCAAACCCTTATACAATGAGCCATGAACAAATTTTAGATATTGTTGAAAACTCAAAGAAAAATGATATTAAAGAGGTTCATATTGTTTCAGCACACAATCCTGATACTGGATTAGAGTGGTATCTAGATGTATTTAGAAAAATCAAAAATAAATTCCCTGATATTCATGTGAAGGCATTAACTGCTGCTGAGATTCATTTTTTAGCCCAAGAGTATAATTTAACATATGAACAAATTATTGAAAAAATGATTGAAAGCGGTGTTGATTCAATGCCAGGTGGTGGAGCAGAGATTTTTGATGAAAAGGTGAGAAAAAGAATTTGTGGAGGAAAAGTAACTTCACAGCAATGGCTTGATATTCATAAACTTTGGCATAAAAGTGGACATCAAAGTAATGCAACTATGCTTTTTGGACATGTTGAAAATAGAGAGCATAGAATTGACCACATGTTAAGATTAAGAGATTTACAAGATGAAACAGGAGGATTTAATGCTTTTATTCCACTTGTTTATCAAAAAGAAAATAACTTTTTAAAAGTAAAAGATTTTTTAACTGGTCAAGAGATTTTAAAAACTATGGCTATTTCTAGAATTTTACTTGATAATATTCCACATATTAAAGCTTATTGGGTAACCTCAACAATCAAGCTTGCCCTATTAGCTCAAGAATTTGGTGCAAATGATTTAGATGGTACTATTGAGAGAGAATCAATTCAAAGTGCAGCAGGTGCAGCAAGTAAACATGGTATGCCACTTAGTTCTTTTGTTGATTTAATCAAAAATACTGGATTTGATCCAGTTGAAAGAGATTCAGTTTATAATGAAGTAAAGGCTTGGTAATCCAAGTCTTTACTTAAAAATACCACCTTTTTTTACTCTTAATTCACCATTTTCTTTTTGTAAATTTGAAACTAAATCCTTAAGCTCGTTTATTCTTTTTTGATTTTCAATCTCTTTTTCTATTAGATTTGAAACCTCATTATTTTTTGAATCATACATTGCTTGCATAGTTTTTAAATCATTTTCTAACTTTAAGTTTTTAGTTTTTAAGGCATTTAAAGATTTATACATATCATCAAATTGTTTTGACTTATCTTGTTTTGCCATTATATCCATTTTATTGTGTTGTAAATTACTACTTTCATATGCTTCTAACTGCTTTAATAATGATTTTCTTTTATCTTCCGAAACTCTTGCTTTTTCTTCTAGTACACTAAAAGTTTTTTGAGTTTCAATTAATCTTTTATCTAGATTTTCTTTATCTGTTTTTAATTTTCCAATTGTTTTTTTATACTCAGTTAACTGCTCAATAAATCTTTTAAAGTTTTTTCTTTTCTCTTGTTCCTCTTCAGTTACTAAAAATCTAACAGCCATATATTCAATAATATTTTTTCTATTTATATCAAAAATCGGAAAAATTTTTGTATTTACAAAATATGTAGTTCCATCTTTTGTTAAGTTTTTATGGGTACCATTCCAAATTTTACCCTCTTTTATAGTAGTCCACATATCTTCAAAAAAAGATTTATTTACATCAGGGTGACGAACAATATTATGAGAAGCACCAATTAACTCCTCTCTTGTATATCCTGAAACCT
The sequence above is drawn from the Arcobacter arenosus genome and encodes:
- a CDS encoding DUF502 domain-containing protein, coding for MLEKIKEFFAHGKDHIITVILKGLFWLAPIAAITMIVLWLYENVNQLTGQLFHLVGFEPNNYPILWTFIGLASLGFLAYVLGVFVETGMMDFIQKLYSKIPGYETIKELINIFNTSKSGEKKVLVVLIRGFSKNEYNVGLMYSTKESIVKDHYTVVLSMTPIPNGGYMFETHKDNIWVIEEATFDSNLQYLLSMGVKSLPEILKVEPKCIEEYKTLGEHLECK
- a CDS encoding carbonic anhydrase, producing MPLEKLIEGNAYFVEKKYPHMEEELLNLVKYGQHPEVMFIGCSDSRVTPDLMLNTKPGDMFILRNVGNFVPPFKHDEDFHGSAAAIEFAIAVLKVKHIIVCGHSHCGACKSLYQEIPENGSYVHIKTWLKLGQKAKERTLKNKQFTTEEEMYRVTERNSIRHQLDNLMTYPDVVKLVNTGKLQIHGWYYDIATGIINFYEKETDTFKPLSEFNYEPTK
- a CDS encoding YraN family protein produces the protein MSRHKGDIAEKKACDYLKSQGFIIIEQNFYAKKLGEIDIICKKEKVYHFIEVKSADDYEIAINNVTPSKLSKLKRSVDYYLQKKSLDTDFCIDVIIVVKEKIELLENITF
- a CDS encoding diacylglycerol kinase, encoding MRNQPRYHFIKNTTYALKGLKDIIKTENSFKIELIFFIIALVLLFYIDTTLTNKIILFSTISLVLLTEAINSAIERAIDLVTLEHAVLAGKAKDAGSAAVFISIIIALVSWSLILLDSFHLI
- a CDS encoding chloride channel protein — its product is MDNNKKVTTHITEQTVMFASITKWILLSSLIGGIIGAIVAGFLKILEYFENQRGELPFEYYYTLPFALVLTVVIVKKFAPSAEGHGTEKVIEAVHKNQGKMNIAVVPIKLMATVITIFSGGSVGKEGPGAQIGAASASFIATMFKFSKRDRKKMVICGISAGFASVFGTPLAGAIFGVEILIVGALMYDILLPSIVAGFSAFFVAKMFGISYTYFDIAYYVSFDFDYVLIAKVILAGVFFGLVSDFIITTLRYIHNLAKSINLHYIIKAFLGGVLIVILALIFGDEYLGLGFETIKDSISASSMDHESVPWYAFILKTLFTALTLGFGGSGGVITPIFYMGATSGNFFGSLVDSYIPLFAALGFVSVLAGTTSAPIAAMIMAVELFGINVAHYAALSIIIAFLMTGHRSVFPSQILSVKKSDALNVNLGEEIEHTEASYTTRFFINVKRIIRILYIKSKRSSIRKKRRRDSDSKL
- a CDS encoding aminotransferase class I/II-fold pyridoxal phosphate-dependent enzyme translates to MYSKELNSIKKSNRYRKREIYDENLIDLASNDYLGLSTNKELFENAYKKILKEKYSSPKASMLVNGYSKIHKDFEDALKKANNFEDALVVGSGFLANISMIEALVRKGDVLFLDEDYHASGMLASKLLDEKQVVIFKHNDHKNLDEKINSTIVKGRKIIAIEGVYSMGGDLAAKEIFDIAQKQNALLIVDEAHSSGVLGENLLGIFSHYKIKPQKNHIKMGTLGKAYGSYGAYILASNEIIEFLLNRAKAVIYTTAPSLFDIALGHEALNFILKNTDFLKNRINSNLQVINDILGINSDSLIIPIEIADNKKVIEIQTQLKEKGYLVGAIRQPTVKSAIIRLIAKIDISTDELAKVCRLIKELK
- a CDS encoding cation:proton antiporter yields the protein METTLLIIFLSLALATVLNLILKKLSISHIIGYILTGAIMAPIFDIGAHNDVLLLIAEFGIVFLMFTIGLEMPIDKLKKMKELLFLNGSLQVGISAIIIFLISKFIFAIDTNSSIIIALAFSLSSTAIVLSYLKQSKDIYTPYGESSTAILVFQDLAVIPILLLISFLSNETLSMSEIVLKTVLSAVIIIVFMFTIGKKASTWLLQFSSNSRLEELFLGSVMSILFGASILAHYLGFTYSLGAFIAGMIIAETKYHIKVESDIVSYKDLLLGTFFFSVGTKIDASFLISNIHYVFLIFIAVMLIKALVIYAIMRRKLNKSDSIKSALALCQVGEFSFAVFALASTDGLLENDTAKFLILVTTLSMILTPFIVNNIYKLASYFVVEFYESDKITPINKKDHIVICGYSMLGRIIAMQLNEKGKPFVIISDNLKHVLLARKNGYMAYFGHIEKLPVLESLKVDEAQSIIVALSNLKEKRLICEAILNFKADSKLIVKIDSLDEKKELRDLNINQFVHSQLETAKLIVDKALDIQN
- a CDS encoding response regulator: MEEFKLEKENIKVLFVEDEDLARQKLGKFLRRRFEEVELCENGLDGFLKFQEAFTSGKKFDLILSDINMPKMDGLEMLEKIREFDNEIPCAFITARNESENLIKAISLQVTEYILKPIDLEEITKKLDKICNNLNLEKKFKAQKSELDNYLDIINQEALVSKTDLKGKITFVNDGFCEVSGYTREELIGASHNIVRHPDVNKSFFEDMWTTIKEGKIWNGTHKNLTKDGTTYFVNTKIFPIFDINRKNIIEYMAVRFLVTEEEQEKRKNFKRFIEQLTEYKKTIGKLKTDKENLDKRLIETQKTFSVLEEKARVSEDKRKSLLKQLEAYESSNLQHNKMDIMAKQDKSKQFDDMYKSLNALKTKNLKLENDLKTMQAMYDSKNNEVSNLIEKEIENQKRINELKDLVSNLQKENGELRVKKGGIFK
- the mqnE gene encoding aminofutalosine synthase MqnE, with protein sequence MSILEKLKNKERLSYEDAIKLYDLELFELAEIANEIRLEKHGKKTYFNINRHINPTNICKDVCQFCAYSASRKNPNPYTMSHEQILDIVENSKKNDIKEVHIVSAHNPDTGLEWYLDVFRKIKNKFPDIHVKALTAAEIHFLAQEYNLTYEQIIEKMIESGVDSMPGGGAEIFDEKVRKRICGGKVTSQQWLDIHKLWHKSGHQSNATMLFGHVENREHRIDHMLRLRDLQDETGGFNAFIPLVYQKENNFLKVKDFLTGQEILKTMAISRILLDNIPHIKAYWVTSTIKLALLAQEFGANDLDGTIERESIQSAAGAASKHGMPLSSFVDLIKNTGFDPVERDSVYNEVKAW